AAGGTCATGGGCATGCTCATTTTGAGCAGGCCTCGTGGTTGCGCCGTGAGTTGAACCACAGACTCCTCGGCCTCGTTCAAGTCCTCCAGAGCCCGCAAGGCTCGCTCAGAAAACGCCGCGCCAGCATCCGTGAGGGCAATCTTGCGCGTGGTGCGGTTTAAGAGTTGAACCCCGAGTCTATGCTCGAGGGCTGCGACCTGTTTGGAAACATGAGACTTGGACACGCCGAGGCGGTTGGCAGCGGCGGTAAACCCGCCTTCCTCAACTACCGCCACAAAAGATTCGATTTCGGCGAGTCGATACATCAGCGCGCGGCCTGGCCGGCTGCGCGCGCTTCGGCGTCGATAGCCGCCGCATCGCGGGGAGCCACACGTTTGATGAGTTCGTATTCCATGACGTAGTCACGAATGGTTTCGCGGTCATTCTGCTCGGAGACGTGATTCTGAGTCATCTCAACGCGGTGCTTGCCGTTGATTGGCGTGAGAGTTACGAGGTAACGGCTTTCTCCGCGCCCGTCGATAATCCAAGCTGTCTGCAAGCTGCTATCGGTGGAGTCGTTGACCTCAAATCCTTGCTCAAAGAGGATCTTGCGAGCGCTTGCCATCAGCGTCTCTTTGGGCGCTGTGTGGAGGTAGGCTCGAACAGCGCGGTCACGAGCCTGCCGTTCGGCTGACGCCGCGCGCATACTCGCGCATCCCATGATCTGGGAGAGGGCTAGGAGAAAAACGAAAAATACTGAAATTCGTCGTAAAGTCATGGTCGTCTCGCGTGTTCAAGAGTTCAAAAGGTATCGGATAGATCGTTTGAGCGCGCAAAAAATTCAAAACTCAAAGGTCAACTTCAAGCGCAAGCCCGATTTCGGTCCTTACCGTGGTGAGAGTCCAATCCTTGCGAAAAGGCACACCCTGAACTTCTTCTGTGGTGTTGAAGAGAAAGATCTTTTCGTACTTGATACCGATATCAGCCCGGAAATAGAGGCTATCGTGGTATTTGTAGCGTGCTGAAAGTAGCGGCCCCACCACAAAGCCCGTCCTCGGAAGGTCCCAAACGCTAGCTTGTTGGTCCTTGAGGTCGTCGATCTCATCTTGAAAATCGCCGCCTGGAAAGAGAATGGGGATGCCGGCCTGGGCGCCTGCGATAAGGTCGATACTCTCCGTCACGCCGATCAACCACTCCGCGCGGACCACGAGTTCGATCAGGTGGCCAAAATCGTAATATTCCGGGTCTTCATCACCTTCCTGAGGAATCTCGGCGATGTGGTCCCCGTAATAGGTGAGCGCACCCCCAATTCGGCCGCTCTCCTTGAAGGGTTGCAGGTAGTAAAGGGTTGCGTTGAGGAAGTCGTCTGCCACGTACGCAAATGACTCGTCGTTCGTCTGCACACTGACCTGTTGCTCGCCGCTTAGGTCACTGTCTTCGAAGAAGAAGTTTCCGCTGACACCGATTGACGATTGTGCAAAAGCATCCTGACTAAGGATCAGGAGCGACGCGAAGACAATCAATCGTAACATATTTTGAGCTCACGCTGGTTTCGATGCCTTCACGTTGCAGCGTTCCACCAACATTTGTCAAGATCGGCTGCCCCAAATGGCAAATCGAATCATGTCGATCCCGACCGCCATCGCGAATGCTAGTGGACCTGCAACTAGCATAGCTGCGAGCAAGCGAGCCGTCACAAAGTCATGAATTCCGGCAAAGTAGATAGAGACGATACTGACGAGAGTTCCCAAGGCTATCGGTGCAGCTATGCTTCCAGTTCTCGCAGAAACAACTCCAGATATCGTGAGGGTGACGGTCCAGATGATCCAGACTTCTGCGTACGGAAATTCGGAGTTGGCGAAGACCCAGAAGGTCGCTCCGGAGGCAATCGCCCACAGGATGTAATTTACGATCTTGGTCATTCGAGTAATCACACCGGCAAAATTCTCAAACCAGCCGTGTGTGCCGATAAATTCCTTTGGAGTTCATTGCCGAACGTAGACGGTGATTACCGGAACATCGCCGAGATATAGTCCGGTTTTCGGGTTGTCCATCAGGTTTTGCACCTCAAACTCACGGTCTCGAAATTCTTCGTGGTACTGGTACACCACAATATCCGCCTGCTCAGGCGTGCTCGCCCAGCGAAGATCGCTACGAATCCATCCGTCTCGTTTGTACCACTCGAACGAGAGTGGGGTGACTTCGTGCAGGTAAACGCGCGCCGAGTCCTTGGCGTGTTCATTGAGCCAGCCCAAGACCCCGGTCACATTGTTGCTCCAGTATTGGCGCTGCATTCCAAGATTTGCTGCCCCTTCCTCGAGTCCGGCTAGTTCGTTGTAGGCGCTCGTGCCATAGGGTTGGAATCGAGCGGTTAGCCACCCGGCAGGAAGTAGAAGTGAAACAGCGAGTGCGGCTTCTATGAGGGCGGGCCGCAGGTGTTTGGTCTTGGCTGCAACGGAAGAGAGCACCAGACCCCCGAGGATGAGCAGGAAGGGGAAAGAAGGGAGCCAGTGCTTCATTCCGCCAAAAACAGGAACATTCGGGAGGCCAATCAGGACCATCGAGAATGAGGCGTTTAAGAGTAGGAGGGCCAGGACTGTTTCTGAGCGGTCCCGAAATACTTGTAAGGCGGCCGCGAAGAATCCAACCAAGCTCAAAACAAAGAGCCCGAGAGGCATCGTGAGTGCGGTGACGCCGAGCGTGTAATGCCATGGGAATGGCGGCTCCCTCAACGATTCGCCCAGATATTGCCAGGGGTAATGGACATGCTTTGCGTGAAATTCCACGTACCAGATGAACCGGTCCACGCCATCGTACCAAAGGAATGGCCATGAAATAACGAGCACTAAAGGCCCCAAGAATGCCATCGACCAGAATGCCTTAGGAATCCGAGAAAGGCCTGCCTTCATGCCCTGTCCAGACCGCTTGAAATCACTCCAGGTGGAGCGACCGTGCATCACG
This Microvenator marinus DNA region includes the following protein-coding sequences:
- a CDS encoding glycosyltransferase family 39 protein, encoding MIPRFKHSKLELWLAFALGLITFFVLVIAQADMGIPRDESVYFEAGERYMGWLDDWAESPAEALSKESVSKHFHYNREHPALPKILFGLSHQIFTKWLGWTSHMLGARIPALVFSSLLIGFTFLLGVRLKGVVCGIFAALGMLLIPRHFYHMQLACFDVPVTAAWVMTVYFYLRSLEEDAPKRFAILAGLCFGLGIAVKHNIYFLPPLLVLHWVVMHGRSTWSDFKRSGQGMKAGLSRIPKAFWSMAFLGPLVLVISWPFLWYDGVDRFIWYVEFHAKHVHYPWQYLGESLREPPFPWHYTLGVTALTMPLGLFVLSLVGFFAAALQVFRDRSETVLALLLLNASFSMVLIGLPNVPVFGGMKHWLPSFPFLLILGGLVLSSVAAKTKHLRPALIEAALAVSLLLPAGWLTARFQPYGTSAYNELAGLEEGAANLGMQRQYWSNNVTGVLGWLNEHAKDSARVYLHEVTPLSFEWYKRDGWIRSDLRWASTPEQADIVVYQYHEEFRDREFEVQNLMDNPKTGLYLGDVPVITVYVRQ